The Streptomyces halobius genomic interval CGCTGTCGCTGGCGCGCGGTGCGGGGCACGGCGGAGGCCCTCCATCGTAAAGGGGAACCTATCGCCGAGTCCGCCGGGCCGTCTTCTTGATATCGACGGGTTACGGGGGCCGGGCGGGTGAGCGGGCCGGAGCGGTATCGGCGGTTGTGCCGGGGCCGGCCGGTGTCCGCGGTCACCGCGTCAAGAAGTCCGTAATGCCCTCGGTGATCCCACGCGCTGCCTTTTGCCGCCACTGTGCGTCCGTCAGCTGTGCCGCGTCCTTCGGGTCTCGCATATTGCCGCACTCGATGAACACCTTCGGCACGGTGGAGAGGTTGAGGCCGCCGAGGTCGGACCGTATGTCCAGCCCCGTGCTGCCGCCCACGTAGTTGGACGGTGCGCTGCCGGTCACCGCCACGAACCGGCCGGCCACCCGCTCGCCCAACTCGCGTGAGGGCGCCACGATCGGCGAGGTGTCGGCCGCGCCGGCCTTGACGCGCGCGGGGAGGATGACATGGAAGCCACGGTTTCCGGTGCCCGAACCGTCGGCGTGGATGGAGATCGCGGCGTCTGCGTGCGCCTTGTTCCCGGCGGCGGCGCGCTCGTTCACACACGGCCCGTACGGGCGGTCGCCGTCCTGGGTGAACACGACCTCGGCGCCCTGCTCCTGCAGGAGGGTACGGGCGCGGCGCGCGACGTCCAGGGTGAAGGCCGCCTCGGCATAGCCGTCGTTGGTGGAGGTGCCGGTGGTGTCGCACTCCTTGCGCCCGGTGCCGATGTCCACCAGGCGGGCGATCTCCCGGCTGTGATCGCGGTTGCGCGGATTGTGACCGGGGTCGATCAGTACGACCTTGCCCTTGAGGCTGCCGCGCGGGCTCCCCTGAGGCGTGCCGCCGCCCCCCGGGTCCTCGTGCCCCTTGGAGTGCCCGGGGGCCTCTGGATCCTCCGGACCCGGGGAACG includes:
- a CDS encoding N-acetylmuramoyl-L-alanine amidase: MSNGSTFPPHRRPRGALVIALAALVVAGVTGWLIWRPLSGGEPPRAAPDGPGAAASGSADGAGGKAGHGGTGGTRSPGPEDPEAPGHSKGHEDPGGGGTPQGSPRGSLKGKVVLIDPGHNPRNRDHSREIARLVDIGTGRKECDTTGTSTNDGYAEAAFTLDVARRARTLLQEQGAEVVFTQDGDRPYGPCVNERAAAGNKAHADAAISIHADGSGTGNRGFHVILPARVKAGAADTSPIVAPSRELGERVAGRFVAVTGSAPSNYVGGSTGLDIRSDLGGLNLSTVPKVFIECGNMRDPKDAAQLTDAQWRQKAARGITEGITDFLTR